A window of the Tessaracoccus sp. MC1865 genome harbors these coding sequences:
- a CDS encoding TraR/DksA family transcriptional regulator: MPTTKKTPETQVVLPVLEGEEPWTPEEVAEQRAELVDEIQRMERRIEQTEAELDSLMRGGIDGAGRDPVDVGSSNFERDQELSLVQNVREMAEQARLALHLFDNGEYGFCEVCGQPIGKGRLQVFPRATMCVTCKQREERR; encoded by the coding sequence ATGCCGACGACGAAAAAGACCCCTGAGACCCAGGTGGTCCTCCCCGTGCTTGAGGGCGAGGAGCCGTGGACTCCCGAAGAGGTGGCGGAGCAACGCGCCGAGCTCGTCGATGAGATCCAGCGCATGGAACGCCGCATCGAGCAGACCGAGGCCGAACTGGACTCCCTGATGCGGGGCGGTATCGACGGAGCCGGTCGTGACCCGGTCGACGTGGGTTCCAGCAACTTCGAACGCGACCAGGAACTCTCGCTCGTGCAGAACGTCCGTGAGATGGCAGAGCAGGCCCGCCTCGCGCTCCACCTGTTCGACAACGGCGAGTACGGCTTCTGTGAGGTCTGCGGCCAGCCGATCGGCAAGGGCCGCCTCCAGGTGTTCCCCCGTGCCACGATGTGTGTGACCTGCAAGCAGCGCGAGGAACGGCGCTGA
- a CDS encoding DivIVA domain-containing protein — translation MSLTLDEVRQIRFRMSRRGETGYQVGDVDTFIDKVELTFDEFDKERERLRRELDSVQSTSVQPAVVDDSELRSALQDKDHEISALRGEVDRLKSALNSSGDSSAAHQAAAEERVRELSAENEQLRNQLEKVRAEYDRARSERVTQVGGTENIVVTSSEEAAPAVTRLLQMATDQATTLVNEAQAEAQRKIAEAEQRATEIKTDARTKAERVESEARVNAEQMTKEAESRASDIDRQATERRHELFSSLEREQADLTVKVDALRSFETSYRENMTGSLQRLLASIKEDRPEPHDVPELAQQRHSETPRLDALAGGDQQ, via the coding sequence ATGAGTCTGACACTCGACGAGGTGCGCCAGATCCGATTCCGCATGTCCCGGCGTGGCGAGACGGGTTACCAGGTCGGTGACGTCGACACCTTCATCGACAAGGTCGAGCTGACGTTCGACGAGTTCGACAAGGAGCGCGAACGCCTCCGCCGCGAGCTTGACTCAGTGCAGTCCACCAGCGTGCAGCCCGCGGTCGTGGACGACTCGGAACTGCGTTCCGCACTCCAGGACAAGGACCACGAGATCTCCGCGCTCCGTGGCGAGGTCGACCGGCTCAAGTCGGCGCTGAACAGCAGTGGCGATTCCAGCGCCGCGCACCAGGCGGCCGCCGAGGAGCGCGTGCGCGAGTTGTCCGCCGAGAACGAGCAGTTGCGCAACCAGCTCGAGAAGGTGCGCGCCGAGTACGACCGCGCCCGTTCCGAGCGTGTGACGCAGGTCGGCGGCACAGAGAACATCGTCGTGACCAGCTCCGAAGAGGCCGCCCCCGCCGTCACCCGGCTCCTGCAGATGGCCACGGACCAGGCCACCACCCTCGTCAACGAGGCGCAGGCTGAGGCCCAGCGCAAGATCGCCGAGGCCGAGCAGCGCGCCACCGAGATCAAGACCGACGCCCGCACCAAGGCCGAACGTGTCGAATCCGAGGCCCGGGTGAACGCGGAGCAGATGACCAAGGAAGCTGAGTCGCGCGCCAGCGACATCGACCGTCAGGCCACCGAGCGTCGCCACGAGCTGTTCTCCTCCCTCGAGCGCGAGCAGGCGGACCTCACCGTCAAGGTGGATGCCCTGCGTTCGTTCGAGACGAGCTACCGCGAGAACATGACCGGTTCGCTGCAGCGTCTCCTGGCCTCCATCAAGGAGGACCGCCCGGAGCCGCACGACGTTCCTGAACTGGCCCAGCAGCGCCACTCCGAGACCCCCCGTCTCGATGCGCTGGCCGGTGGGGATCAGCAGTAG
- a CDS encoding YggT family protein produces the protein MVAYILWWLINLYIWVLLARVILSWVPMFAPGWHPKGFVLVIVETIYSLTDPPVRFLRRWIKPVRLGNASLDLSVLVLFILLQIIGQLVLVYLPF, from the coding sequence GTGGTCGCATATATCCTCTGGTGGCTGATCAACCTCTACATCTGGGTTCTCCTCGCCCGCGTCATTCTCTCGTGGGTGCCCATGTTCGCTCCCGGCTGGCACCCGAAGGGTTTCGTGCTGGTGATAGTGGAGACCATCTACAGCCTGACTGATCCGCCGGTGCGTTTCCTCCGCCGGTGGATCAAGCCCGTGCGGCTGGGCAACGCCTCGCTGGACCTCAGCGTGCTGGTGCTGTTCATCCTGCTGCAGATCATCGGGCAACTGGTGCTGGTCTACCTGCCCTTTTGA
- a CDS encoding cell division protein SepF — translation MGLVEDGRYRDDDIDDADELTDDVYVEEDEPSAEVSRVQALPQRRPKPVTPVAQPQKEVADLSRIVSVRPRSYNEARVIGENFRDQIPVIMNLSDMEDGDEKRLVDFAAGLVFGLQGNIERVSSKVFLLCPQNLVVGPEDKERIVSGGFFNQS, via the coding sequence ATGGGACTCGTCGAAGACGGTCGCTATCGGGATGACGACATCGACGACGCAGACGAACTCACGGACGACGTCTACGTTGAGGAAGACGAGCCCAGCGCGGAAGTCAGCCGCGTGCAGGCCCTGCCGCAGCGCCGCCCCAAGCCGGTGACGCCCGTGGCGCAGCCGCAGAAGGAGGTGGCCGACTTGAGCAGAATCGTCAGCGTCCGTCCCCGCTCGTACAACGAGGCGCGGGTCATCGGTGAGAACTTCCGGGACCAGATCCCCGTGATCATGAACCTGTCGGACATGGAGGACGGCGACGAGAAGCGCCTGGTCGACTTCGCTGCCGGCCTCGTCTTCGGGCTCCAGGGCAACATCGAGCGAGTCTCCAGCAAGGTGTTCCTGCTCTGCCCGCAGAACCTGGTCGTGGGCCCCGAAGACAAGGAGCGCATCGTTTCTGGTGGCTTCTTCAACCAGAGTTGA
- the ftsZ gene encoding cell division protein FtsZ, whose translation MASASQNYLAVIKVVGVGGGGVNAVNRMIEAGLRGVEFIAVNTDAQALLMSDADVKLDIGRELTRGLGAGADPAKGRQAADDHSDEIEEALKGADMVFVTAGEGGGTGTGAAPIVAKIARSLGALTIGVVTRPFSFEGKRRASQAEVGIEQLREEVDTLIVIPNDKLLQMTDHQVAILDAFKQADQVLMQGVSGITDLITTPGLINLDFADVKSIMSQAGSALMGIGSARGEDRARAAAEMAISSPLLEASIDGAHGVLLSIAGGSDLGLFEVSAAAQLIEQAAHDEANIIFGTVIDDALGDEVRITVIAAGFDGGMPQRRPQARVAPKPQTQQQPAPQPRPQQQPQFEAEPTNPGRQQYRAQQASPMPTQRPAAPQPGPDYDDDLDVPDFMK comes from the coding sequence ATGGCAAGCGCATCTCAGAACTACCTCGCGGTGATCAAAGTCGTCGGTGTCGGCGGCGGCGGCGTCAACGCCGTCAACCGCATGATCGAAGCGGGGCTCCGCGGCGTGGAGTTCATCGCCGTCAACACAGATGCGCAGGCATTGCTGATGAGCGACGCGGACGTCAAGCTCGACATCGGCCGCGAACTGACCCGCGGTCTCGGCGCGGGAGCTGACCCCGCGAAGGGCCGGCAGGCCGCGGACGACCACTCCGACGAGATCGAGGAGGCCCTCAAGGGGGCCGACATGGTCTTCGTCACCGCGGGTGAGGGAGGCGGCACCGGTACCGGCGCCGCTCCCATCGTCGCGAAGATCGCCCGCTCGCTGGGCGCCCTGACCATCGGCGTCGTGACGCGTCCGTTCTCCTTCGAGGGCAAGCGCCGCGCCTCCCAGGCGGAGGTGGGCATCGAGCAGCTCCGCGAAGAGGTTGACACCCTCATCGTCATCCCCAACGACAAGCTGCTCCAGATGACGGACCACCAGGTGGCCATCCTCGATGCGTTCAAGCAGGCGGACCAGGTGCTGATGCAGGGCGTGTCCGGCATCACGGACCTCATCACCACCCCGGGTCTCATCAACCTCGACTTCGCCGACGTGAAGTCCATCATGAGCCAGGCCGGCTCCGCCCTCATGGGTATCGGTTCGGCCCGCGGCGAGGACCGTGCACGCGCCGCAGCGGAGATGGCCATCTCGTCGCCGCTGCTGGAAGCCAGCATCGACGGCGCCCACGGCGTCCTGCTCTCCATCGCCGGTGGTTCAGACCTGGGCCTGTTCGAGGTCTCCGCCGCGGCCCAGCTCATCGAGCAGGCCGCGCACGACGAGGCCAACATCATCTTCGGTACCGTCATCGACGACGCCCTGGGCGACGAGGTGCGCATCACCGTCATCGCCGCCGGCTTCGACGGTGGCATGCCGCAGCGCCGGCCGCAGGCCCGCGTCGCCCCCAAGCCGCAGACGCAGCAGCAGCCCGCCCCCCAGCCGCGGCCGCAGCAGCAGCCGCAGTTCGAGGCGGAGCCCACCAACCCGGGCCGCCAGCAGTACCGCGCCCAGCAGGCCAGCCCCATGCCGACGCAGCGTCCCGCCGCGCCCCAGCCCGGGCCGGACTACGACGACGACCTGGATGTCCCCGACTTCATGAAGTGA
- a CDS encoding cell division protein FtsQ/DivIB has translation MSEALTPGEFARALQDKRNAERRRRWWFRGGLAAAVLLVALGVWLAFFSTVFAAQRVSVTGVSLLTTDQIITAAEVPMGEPLLTQDLGAVTQRVNDLPAVRSVEVSRQLPDTVVIEVTERTAAFLRERDGQYDWIDEEGVAFHRTAALGPRDLPATVATVEDQQRLLADVATVANHIPADLRPAVVAISAEAVDRISLSLEGGRTVVWGSADESELKADVVSALLSVEATVYDVSAPGHPTTK, from the coding sequence GTGAGCGAAGCGCTGACCCCGGGCGAGTTCGCCAGGGCCCTCCAGGACAAACGCAACGCGGAGCGCCGCCGCAGGTGGTGGTTCCGAGGCGGTCTCGCAGCTGCTGTGCTGCTGGTGGCCCTCGGCGTGTGGCTGGCCTTCTTCTCGACGGTCTTCGCGGCCCAGCGGGTGTCGGTCACCGGCGTGTCGCTGTTGACGACGGACCAGATCATCACCGCCGCCGAGGTGCCGATGGGCGAGCCGCTGCTCACGCAGGACCTGGGCGCCGTGACCCAACGGGTCAACGACCTGCCCGCGGTTCGCTCGGTCGAGGTGTCGCGGCAACTGCCGGACACCGTCGTGATCGAGGTCACCGAGCGCACCGCCGCCTTCCTGCGGGAACGCGACGGCCAGTACGACTGGATCGATGAGGAGGGCGTGGCCTTCCACCGCACCGCCGCGCTCGGCCCGCGGGACCTGCCGGCCACAGTGGCCACCGTGGAGGACCAGCAACGGTTGCTGGCGGATGTCGCCACCGTCGCCAACCACATCCCGGCGGACCTCAGGCCGGCCGTCGTCGCGATCTCGGCGGAGGCCGTGGACCGGATCTCCCTCTCCCTCGAGGGCGGGCGCACCGTCGTGTGGGGAAGTGCGGACGAATCCGAGTTGAAGGCCGACGTGGTGAGTGCTCTACTGAGCGTCGAGGCCACCGTTTACGACGTGTCGGCACCGGGACATCCCACGACGAAGTAG
- the murC gene encoding UDP-N-acetylmuramate--L-alanine ligase — protein MLLNPIEVVPADEVGPVHFIAAGGSGMSGIARLYAELGIKTSGSDQSDSTALRGLQRAGVTTYVGHDASQVGDAKTVVISSAIRADNVELVEARRRGLRIWHRSAALAALMKGKRGVSVAGTHGKTTTTAMTAVMLSEAGRDPSYVIGGPLSTTGASSAVGAGESFVVEADESDASFLQYPTEIAVITNVEADHLVNWGTAEAYADGFRAFATRPHVQHVVINVDDAGSRTLAEELVGETPHIIRYGESEDADVRITEVEAHGNGVAATITYGDDSGRIVLQVPGNHNLANASAAYAVGRVLGLGHNEAVDALGRFEGTLRRFQLITDTAGIRVFDDYAHHPTEIRAALTAARRATSAGNEATGLTGRLIACFQPHLYSRTLDFADEFGEVMTLADIAVINDICGAREDPVPGVTGELVVDAARRHGQENLVYVKEKYDLPAALNDIAEPGDLIITLGCGDVTIVGPLLADLLKQRPTAK, from the coding sequence ATGCTCCTCAATCCCATCGAGGTGGTGCCCGCCGACGAGGTGGGGCCGGTCCATTTCATCGCAGCAGGCGGCTCCGGCATGAGCGGCATCGCCCGCCTCTACGCCGAACTCGGCATCAAGACCTCCGGTTCGGACCAGTCTGATTCGACGGCGCTCCGTGGCCTCCAACGAGCCGGAGTGACCACCTATGTGGGACACGACGCCTCCCAGGTCGGCGACGCGAAGACCGTCGTGATCTCCTCGGCCATCCGCGCCGACAACGTGGAACTCGTGGAGGCCCGCAGACGCGGCCTGCGCATCTGGCACCGCTCGGCGGCCCTCGCCGCCCTGATGAAGGGCAAGCGCGGCGTCTCCGTCGCGGGCACACACGGCAAGACGACCACGACGGCCATGACGGCCGTCATGCTCAGCGAGGCCGGCAGGGATCCCAGCTACGTCATCGGCGGCCCGCTGTCGACGACGGGGGCGAGCTCCGCCGTCGGCGCCGGTGAGTCGTTCGTCGTCGAGGCCGACGAATCAGATGCCTCGTTCCTGCAGTACCCCACGGAGATCGCCGTCATCACCAACGTGGAGGCGGACCACCTGGTCAACTGGGGCACCGCTGAGGCCTACGCCGACGGCTTCCGCGCCTTCGCCACCAGGCCGCACGTCCAGCACGTGGTCATCAATGTCGACGATGCCGGCTCCCGCACGCTGGCGGAGGAGTTGGTGGGGGAGACCCCGCACATCATCCGCTACGGCGAATCCGAGGACGCCGACGTACGCATCACAGAGGTGGAGGCCCACGGCAACGGGGTCGCCGCCACCATCACCTACGGGGATGATTCCGGCCGGATCGTGCTCCAGGTGCCGGGCAACCACAATCTGGCCAACGCGTCAGCCGCCTACGCCGTGGGCCGCGTGCTCGGGCTCGGCCACAACGAGGCTGTGGACGCGCTCGGCCGGTTCGAGGGCACGCTGCGGCGTTTCCAGCTCATCACGGACACCGCCGGTATCCGCGTCTTCGACGACTACGCGCACCACCCCACGGAGATCCGCGCCGCGCTGACTGCGGCCCGGCGCGCCACGTCGGCCGGCAACGAGGCCACGGGGCTCACCGGCCGGTTGATCGCCTGCTTCCAGCCCCATCTCTACAGCCGGACACTGGACTTCGCCGACGAGTTCGGTGAGGTGATGACGCTGGCGGACATCGCGGTCATCAACGACATCTGCGGCGCCCGGGAAGACCCGGTGCCCGGCGTCACCGGCGAACTCGTCGTGGACGCGGCACGGAGGCACGGCCAGGAGAACCTGGTCTACGTCAAGGAGAAGTACGACCTTCCCGCAGCCCTCAACGACATCGCAGAACCGGGTGACCTCATCATCACCCTGGGCTGTGGCGACGTCACCATCGTCGGCCCGCTACTTGCTGATCTCCTGAAGCAGCGGCCCACCGCGAAGTGA
- the murG gene encoding undecaprenyldiphospho-muramoylpentapeptide beta-N-acetylglucosaminyltransferase has translation MTSVVLAGGGTAGHTSPLIATAKALLAARPDTAIVCVGTARGLETRVIPEAGLDLELITPVPLPRTLNLDLVKLPYTLTRSVLEARSVIRRARADVVVGFGGYVSIPVYLAARLARVPVVVHEANKLPGIANKIGARSAKFVGTTFRETQLPGGVLVGMPMSRSITHPSVGAQEARSRFGLDPERPTLLVSGGSQGAVRINDAVAEARDELLAAGIQILHVLGPKNFDDTVHTVVTGASGAEYRPVAFVSDMAVAYAAADLMVGRAGAGTVMETAVSGLPVVFVPLPWGNGEQGRNAAELVASGGGVLVPDGEISRTRLVDVVTEILGDRQRLAQMSATCRDMYPADAAEVLAAAIIDAV, from the coding sequence GTGACCAGTGTGGTGCTCGCCGGCGGTGGTACCGCCGGCCACACGTCGCCGCTCATCGCCACCGCCAAAGCGCTCCTCGCGGCCCGGCCCGACACCGCCATCGTGTGCGTCGGCACGGCCAGGGGGCTGGAGACCCGCGTGATCCCTGAGGCGGGTCTCGATCTGGAGCTGATCACCCCGGTGCCGCTTCCGCGCACGCTGAACCTCGATCTGGTGAAGCTGCCCTACACGCTGACCCGGTCGGTGCTGGAGGCACGCAGCGTCATCCGCCGGGCGCGGGCCGATGTGGTCGTCGGTTTCGGCGGCTACGTCTCCATCCCGGTGTACCTGGCGGCCAGGCTCGCGCGGGTGCCCGTGGTGGTGCACGAGGCCAACAAGCTCCCCGGTATCGCCAACAAGATCGGTGCTCGTTCAGCGAAGTTCGTCGGCACGACGTTCCGCGAGACCCAACTGCCCGGAGGCGTGCTCGTCGGCATGCCGATGAGCCGCTCGATCACCCACCCGTCGGTGGGCGCCCAAGAGGCGCGGTCCCGGTTCGGGCTCGACCCGGAGCGCCCCACGCTCCTGGTCAGCGGCGGCTCGCAGGGAGCGGTGCGCATCAACGACGCCGTCGCGGAGGCGCGCGACGAGTTGCTCGCCGCCGGGATCCAGATCCTGCATGTGCTGGGGCCGAAGAACTTCGACGACACCGTGCACACCGTTGTCACGGGCGCCTCGGGCGCGGAATACCGACCGGTGGCGTTCGTCTCGGACATGGCCGTGGCCTACGCCGCCGCAGACCTCATGGTCGGCCGGGCGGGCGCCGGCACCGTGATGGAGACCGCCGTCAGCGGCCTCCCCGTCGTGTTCGTGCCGCTGCCCTGGGGCAACGGGGAGCAGGGGAGGAACGCGGCGGAACTGGTCGCCTCCGGCGGCGGCGTTCTGGTGCCCGACGGTGAGATCAGCCGGACTAGACTGGTCGATGTCGTGACCGAGATCCTCGGAGATCGGCAGCGCCTCGCGCAGATGTCGGCCACGTGCCGCGACATGTATCCGGCCGATGCGGCCGAGGTCCTCGCAGCCGCCATCATCGACGCCGTCTGA
- the ftsW gene encoding putative lipid II flippase FtsW, protein MASDAATSPTARFTIWSQVRALAASPMAPYYFVAASVTVLIGIGPLMVLSSSAALAQSTQDGPYHYALRQLAFLAVGLVFLVILSRLPSSLLRRFGWLFWVIAVGLLIAVQIPGLGVLVNGNRNWLLIGGSQFQPSEFAKLALVVWCGTIFHVKRGRLHEPWQLAVPFVPLGGLILALVLAGRDLGTGLIIGLILVAVMWFIGTSLRVLLPLGAAVTGLALLLVYGSGNRMSRISVFLDPQSNTDLSSQPMAALYALASGGWWGLGLGASKQKWGGLKDGAHTDFIFAVIGEELGLFGVLLIIAMFALLGWAGLEIAIRSDKMFNRVVAAGITAWFLGQATINIFVVMHLLPVLGVPLPFVSSGGSALIASLMGVGVLLCLGRDTPGARAYLASRKVPARPRMTSVMAAGREDS, encoded by the coding sequence ATGGCGTCCGACGCAGCCACTTCCCCCACCGCGCGGTTCACCATCTGGTCCCAGGTGCGGGCCCTCGCGGCCTCGCCGATGGCCCCGTACTATTTCGTCGCCGCGAGCGTCACCGTGCTGATCGGCATCGGCCCGTTGATGGTGCTCAGCTCCTCGGCAGCGCTGGCCCAGTCCACGCAGGATGGCCCCTACCACTACGCCCTCAGGCAGCTCGCCTTCCTCGCCGTCGGTCTGGTGTTCCTCGTGATCCTCAGCCGCCTGCCGTCCTCCCTGCTGCGAAGGTTCGGCTGGCTGTTCTGGGTGATCGCCGTCGGCCTCCTCATCGCCGTCCAGATCCCAGGCCTCGGCGTGCTCGTCAACGGCAACCGCAACTGGCTCCTCATCGGAGGCAGCCAGTTCCAGCCCTCGGAGTTCGCCAAGCTGGCCCTCGTCGTGTGGTGCGGCACGATCTTCCACGTGAAGCGCGGCCGGCTGCACGAACCGTGGCAGTTGGCCGTCCCGTTCGTGCCGCTCGGCGGGCTCATCCTGGCCCTCGTGCTGGCCGGCCGTGACCTGGGCACCGGCCTCATCATCGGCCTCATCCTGGTTGCGGTGATGTGGTTCATCGGCACGTCGCTGCGGGTGCTGCTGCCCCTGGGGGCGGCAGTGACCGGGCTGGCGCTGCTGCTGGTCTACGGCTCGGGCAACCGCATGAGCCGCATCAGCGTCTTCCTCGACCCGCAGTCCAACACGGATCTCTCGTCGCAGCCCATGGCCGCGCTGTATGCGCTGGCCTCGGGCGGCTGGTGGGGGCTCGGCCTCGGCGCCTCGAAGCAGAAGTGGGGCGGGCTCAAGGACGGCGCGCACACAGACTTCATCTTCGCCGTCATCGGCGAGGAGCTCGGGCTGTTCGGGGTGCTGTTGATCATCGCGATGTTCGCCCTGCTCGGCTGGGCGGGGCTGGAGATCGCCATCCGGTCGGACAAGATGTTCAACCGGGTCGTCGCGGCCGGCATCACCGCCTGGTTCCTCGGCCAGGCCACCATCAACATCTTCGTCGTGATGCACCTCCTTCCGGTCCTCGGCGTGCCGCTGCCGTTCGTGTCCTCCGGCGGCTCGGCGCTCATCGCCAGCCTCATGGGCGTCGGCGTCCTGCTCTGCCTGGGCCGCGACACTCCGGGGGCGCGGGCGTACCTGGCATCGCGTAAGGTCCCTGCGAGGCCGCGGATGACGAGCGTCATGGCGGCAGGCAGGGAGGACTCGTGA
- the murD gene encoding UDP-N-acetylmuramoyl-L-alanine--D-glutamate ligase, with the protein MGDGLVTLDWIPTATRLSEWPSAQVVVAGLGVSGFAAADGLMSLGAKIIVLDESTAHADKAELLEKLDVTVRLGPGSTAELPPGTDLVVTSPGWRPSAPLLRQAAAAGVPIWGETELAWRMMQPDRVIPWLGVTGTNGKTTTTQMVESMLIADGRKAAAVGNIGRPIIEAILDDVEYDVFAVELSSFQLHWMNNINLHAAVVLNVHPDHLEWYEGVPDAMERYSAEKAKIYEGVTHACVYNVDEPVTERMVEEAEVVEGARAIGFTLGTPAISMLGVVDDLLVDRAFVEQRRDSALELAKVSDVQPAAPHNVANALAAAALARSYGVHHTSVAKGLQRLQLGGHRIQQIAQADGIRWIDDSKATNPHAANSAMQAFDSFVWIAGGQAKGTTFDELIERHRGKLRAAVVIGVDRHLIADTLARHAPDVPVRVLDSSDTGVMDEVVALAGQFARPGDAVLLSPGCASLDMFDSYSARGDAFAEAAQRYLG; encoded by the coding sequence GTGGGTGACGGGCTCGTGACCCTGGATTGGATCCCCACCGCCACCCGGCTTTCCGAATGGCCCTCCGCGCAGGTCGTCGTCGCCGGCCTCGGTGTGTCTGGCTTCGCCGCGGCCGACGGCCTGATGTCGCTCGGCGCGAAGATCATCGTCCTCGACGAGTCCACCGCGCATGCTGACAAGGCCGAACTCCTCGAGAAGCTCGACGTGACCGTGCGGCTCGGCCCAGGGTCGACGGCGGAGCTGCCGCCCGGCACGGACCTCGTCGTCACCTCACCCGGATGGCGCCCCTCCGCGCCGCTGCTGCGCCAGGCGGCAGCCGCCGGCGTGCCCATCTGGGGCGAGACGGAACTGGCCTGGCGCATGATGCAGCCCGACAGGGTCATCCCGTGGTTGGGCGTCACCGGCACCAACGGCAAGACCACCACCACCCAGATGGTCGAGTCGATGCTGATCGCCGACGGCCGGAAGGCCGCAGCGGTGGGCAACATCGGCCGGCCCATCATCGAGGCCATCCTCGACGACGTCGAGTACGACGTGTTCGCCGTCGAGCTCAGCAGCTTCCAACTCCACTGGATGAACAACATCAACCTGCACGCCGCTGTGGTGCTCAACGTGCACCCCGACCACCTCGAGTGGTACGAGGGCGTGCCCGACGCCATGGAGCGCTACTCCGCGGAGAAGGCCAAGATCTACGAGGGCGTGACACACGCGTGCGTGTACAACGTCGATGAGCCCGTGACGGAGCGGATGGTCGAGGAGGCGGAGGTCGTCGAGGGCGCCCGCGCCATCGGCTTCACGCTCGGCACCCCCGCCATCTCCATGCTCGGCGTCGTCGACGACCTCCTCGTCGACCGGGCCTTCGTCGAACAGCGCCGCGATTCGGCCCTCGAGCTGGCCAAAGTCTCGGACGTGCAGCCGGCCGCTCCGCACAACGTCGCCAACGCCTTGGCGGCTGCGGCGCTGGCGCGCAGCTACGGCGTGCACCACACCTCCGTCGCCAAGGGTCTCCAGCGGCTCCAGTTGGGCGGTCACCGCATCCAGCAGATCGCCCAGGCCGACGGCATCCGGTGGATCGACGACTCCAAGGCCACCAACCCCCACGCCGCCAACTCCGCCATGCAGGCCTTCGACTCCTTCGTATGGATCGCCGGCGGCCAGGCCAAGGGCACCACCTTCGACGAGCTGATCGAACGGCACCGCGGCAAGCTGCGGGCCGCCGTCGTCATCGGCGTGGACCGGCACCTCATCGCCGACACGCTTGCCCGACACGCGCCCGACGTCCCCGTCCGGGTGCTGGACAGCAGCGACACTGGGGTGATGGACGAGGTCGTCGCTCTGGCTGGGCAGTTCGCCCGCCCCGGCGACGCGGTGCTGCTCTCCCCGGGCTGTGCCAGCCTGGACATGTTCGACAGCTACTCGGCACGCGGGGACGCGTTCGCCGAGGCGGCACAGCGGTATCTCGGGTAG
- the mraY gene encoding phospho-N-acetylmuramoyl-pentapeptide-transferase: MINILTAGSLSLLFSLIGTPLLIKFLTRRQYGQFIREDGPTTHHVKRGTPTMGGLVIIVAVVLAYTVTHLVRWQAPTVSGLLLIGLAVGMGFLGFLDDWSKISKERSLGLTPRGKLIGQALIGGGFAVAALTLPNHRGITPASPAISFLRDIPWLTMPLVLAVLFIVFLIAAWSNAVNITDGLDGLAAGSATLVFAAYTIVNIWQFNQWCSRPSVARSMAARCYEVRDPNDLAVLAIAFAGATFGFLWWNAKPAKIFMGDTGSMAIGATLAGLSVMTRTELLLVVLGLLFVLEVGSVALQVSYFKATKGKRIFKMSPIHHHFELKGWDEVTVVIRFWIICGLCVAAGMGVFYAEWVTGS, encoded by the coding sequence GTGATCAACATCCTCACGGCAGGTTCGCTGTCGTTGCTGTTCTCCCTGATCGGCACTCCTCTGCTGATCAAGTTCCTGACCAGGCGACAGTACGGTCAGTTCATCCGCGAGGACGGCCCCACCACGCACCACGTCAAGCGTGGCACCCCCACCATGGGCGGCCTGGTGATCATCGTCGCGGTCGTCCTCGCCTACACCGTCACGCACCTGGTGCGCTGGCAGGCGCCGACGGTGTCGGGCCTGCTGCTCATCGGGCTGGCGGTCGGCATGGGCTTCCTGGGCTTCCTCGACGACTGGTCGAAGATCTCCAAGGAGCGCAGCCTGGGGCTCACCCCGCGCGGCAAGCTCATCGGCCAGGCGCTCATCGGCGGCGGGTTCGCCGTCGCCGCACTGACGCTGCCGAATCACCGCGGCATCACACCGGCGTCGCCGGCCATCTCCTTCCTGCGCGACATCCCGTGGCTCACGATGCCCCTGGTGCTGGCGGTGCTGTTCATCGTCTTCCTGATCGCTGCCTGGTCCAATGCCGTCAACATCACCGACGGCCTCGACGGGCTCGCCGCCGGCTCCGCCACCCTGGTCTTCGCCGCGTACACCATCGTCAACATCTGGCAGTTCAACCAGTGGTGCTCGCGGCCCTCGGTGGCCCGATCAATGGCGGCACGCTGCTACGAGGTGCGCGACCCCAACGACCTCGCGGTACTGGCCATCGCCTTCGCCGGAGCCACCTTCGGCTTCCTGTGGTGGAACGCCAAGCCCGCCAAGATCTTCATGGGTGACACCGGGTCCATGGCGATCGGCGCCACACTCGCCGGTCTGTCGGTGATGACCCGCACCGAACTGCTGCTCGTCGTGCTCGGTCTGCTGTTCGTCCTCGAGGTCGGCTCGGTGGCGCTGCAGGTGAGCTACTTCAAGGCGACCAAGGGCAAGCGCATCTTCAAGATGTCGCCCATCCACCACCACTTCGAGCTGAAGGGCTGGGATGAGGTCACCGTCGTCATCCGCTTCTGGATCATCTGCGGCCTGTGCGTGGCCGCCGGCATGGGCGTGTTCTACGCGGAGTGGGTGACGGGCTCGTGA